ACGCCGTGATGCCGGCGTCCAGCAGCTCGGGGTTCTCCTTTGACAGAGAGACGAGGTGAAGGCGCTCCTCTCGACTGTCACGCCCACGGAAGAAGGCCTTCTCCGTCTTATTAACCCACGGCGGCCCTGGGAGAAGCAGAGAATACGAGATGAAAGTGACTTCCTGTGTATTCAACAACATCGAAAGGGTTTAAAACAACCAGAAAATCAAATACTCAATTATATATTATCAACCGTCAAGGAGAGCTTCcctctaccgatatagtcctcgtctccaaaaggtccaaccttcactgtccctcttattgtctcatttctaatcctgtccaacctggtcagtcccaaggagaacctcagcatcttcatctccatgaCGATGCTTTTTAGCAATCTTTGCATCTCTAAAATTAAATGCACAGAAGGCCGAAACGcaggtgtaccccccccccccactcccactccctTTCAACAAATCTGtaatatccgcaatctggaACCCATCTGTTTgtgacagacaggcagagagacagacaggcagacaggcccCCGCAGTGCTTCTTACCTGTGTTTCCCTGCACTGACAGCAGGTCATTGGTGACCCCTCTCATGGTCTCCAGGGTGGAGTGCGTGACCTCGTATGTGGGGAGGACAATGTCCCGCGTGTCCGTGGAGCCACACCACGACATGATTGGAACCGCGTTCGATCTCCTGGTCTCTAATGGCCAGTCGCCAACGTTGATGTAAAACTCCACGTCGGGCAGCCTCACCTTCAGCAGCAAAGTGAAGAGTGCGATCAGTGACATCCCGCAGCGCCCCCCAGAGACGATAACGGATCCCGCGGCACCCCACGGACACGATAACGGAtcccgcagccccccccccccggacgcgATAACGGATCCCGCAGCGCCCCCCGGAGACGATAACGGATCCCGCAGCGCCCCCCGGAGACGATAACGGATCCCGCAGCGCCCCCCGGATGCGATAACGGATCCCGCAGCGCCCCCCGGACACGATAACGGAtcccgcagccccccccccggactcacCTTTCTGGTTAGCGAGAGCAGCATCTCGTCAGAGAACATCTTGAAGTCGGTGTATTTGCCCAGAGTGCGGCGGTACAGCTTGTTGTTGAGGACGGCGTAGTGAATGAGACCGCCTCTGTTGGCGAACCTGGGaggcacttcctgtctgagacgctgcaggtccACTGACGGAAAGGATCTGAAGTCGGCCTCAATCTGGGGCTCCTCGGCGGGACACTGCATGAGCCTCTGCCAGGCGGGGGCATCGAGTCGGGGACAGTCGCAGTATTCGTGATACAGTGGACCTGAGCATTAAGAACACTCGGCGTTAAATCAGCCGTAACCGTGGATACAGGCCCTGTAGCGACCAATCCGAGCCCGGCGTGACACGGAACCAACCTTTCACGGCGTAGGGCGACGTGGCGACTGCAACTTCACGGTGTAGGACGTCGACCTTCAGGCCGCCGTCCACCGTCCCGTACAGCCGGTACCTGACCAGGAAGGACCCGTCTTGTCTGTCCAGAGGTGGGGGGACGTGGACTCGGACGTGCTCCTTCTTGTCCAGCGGAATTATCTTCACTTTGAATGTGTCCCGACCTGCCATGTAAAGAACAACGTCAATGAGCTACAGTTGGAAGTACTTTCAGCTCGTCACCGGACAGCAAGTcagcgttctccacttcaccctgtcctttgcatccccccccccccccccccccccgacaccagccactctcatgtcctccctcactacgtccatgtatcttctcctgggtcgacctctagctctgttccctggcagctccatcctcagcatccttctagcgatatagtccccgtctctcctctggacatgtccaaaccaacGGTCAAAAACCCAAAACATCCAAGCTTCACTTCCTCTTTCAGCTCGTCCCAGCAGGGACACAGggcacagcaaatcaaccttctagacgactgcatgcttaattctggtaACGTTTTACGCCGGATGAGAACAAGAAATTCCATTATTGTGCTTTTTTATACAGAATAAAAAGGAGCATGTTCCATGAAAGTGCCCGAACACAACCCCTTGACGGCACGTTTCTCGGACGCCTTCTCAGAGGTCCCGAATCGAAGCCAGCGccccctgtcctctgtcctccgaATCCTCAGAGACATGTTTACATCTGCGTGGTCCaaacttcactgtccctcttattgtctcatttctaatcctgtccaacctggtcactcccaaggagaacctcagcatcttcatctcctccacttctagctccgccccctgtcttttcctcagagccactgtctctaagccgtccatcatggctgtcctcaacactgtctctaagccgtcaatcatggctgtcctcaccactgtctctaagccgtcaatcatggctgtcctcaccactgtctctaagccgtccatcctGTCTCTCAGACGTCCATCCTGTCCCTCAGCCGTCCAtcctgtctctcagccgtccatcatggctgccctcactactgtctctaagccgtccatcctGTCTCTCAGACGTCCATCCTGTCCCTCAGCCGTCCAtcctgtctctcagccgtccatcatggctgtcctcactactgtctctaagccgtccatcctgtctctcagccatccatcatggctgtcctcaccactgtctctaagccgtccatcctgtctctcagccatccatcatggctgtcctcaccactgtctctcagccgtccatcatggctgtcctcaccactgtctctcagccagccatcatggctgtcctcactactgtctctaagccatccatcctgtctctcagccgtccatcatggctgttctCACCACTGTCACCTTCCATAGGGCGAATAAACTGCTGTTGACGTCACTGCTCAAGCTAGCTAAG
The sequence above is drawn from the Brachionichthys hirsutus isolate HB-005 chromosome 5, CSIRO-AGI_Bhir_v1, whole genome shotgun sequence genome and encodes:
- the poglut3 gene encoding protein O-glucosyltransferase 3, coding for MACGRGVSAQPLQTACLRPFVVLATFIAISVSLFDGGGIDPERCLVWGPGLNPDSVLPVRYFFIQAVSSKGENLTSSPGRDTFKVKIIPLDKKEHVRVHVPPPLDRQDGSFLVRYRLYGTVDGGLKVDVLHREVAVATSPYAVKGPLYHEYCDCPRLDAPAWQRLMQCPAEEPQIEADFRSFPSVDLQRLRQEVPPRFANRGGLIHYAVLNNKLYRRTLGKYTDFKMFSDEMLLSLTRKVRLPDVEFYINVGDWPLETRRSNAVPIMSWCGSTDTRDIVLPTYEVTHSTLETMRGVTNDLLSVQGNTGPPWVNKTEKAFFRGRDSREERLHLVSLSKENPELLDAGITAWFFFRDREKRVGKAPLVGFFDFFKYKYQVSVDGTVAAYRFPYLMLGSSLVLKQDSEYYEYFYSHLKAGTHYIPVKRNLSDLLEKIRWAKENDTEARSIAREGQTVARELLQPSRLYCYYYRVLHMYSERQVGQPAQHADMELVPQPDDDAAACTCEHKSHKGELDRKDEL